In a single window of the Bacillus clarus genome:
- a CDS encoding HAD family hydrolase encodes MSLKYKCLILDHDDTAVKSTPNIHYPSFVEALQDVRPNEKTVSLEEFVSYCFSPGFQSLCKDIIGFTPEEQEHQQKVWKKYTESTIPDFYEGFPEFVQEFKRQGGIVTVVSHSESSRIKRDYEKHCGFVPDAVFGWELEENQRKPHPYPVKQILSKFQLSENEVIVLDDLKPALEMAKSCNVVFAAAGWSHHIPEIKKQMEDESDYYFEKVEDFSRFVLGE; translated from the coding sequence ATGAGTTTGAAATATAAATGTTTAATATTAGACCATGACGATACAGCAGTGAAAAGCACACCGAACATACATTATCCATCATTTGTAGAAGCATTACAAGATGTTAGGCCAAATGAAAAAACTGTATCATTAGAAGAGTTTGTTTCATATTGCTTCTCTCCAGGTTTCCAAAGTTTGTGTAAAGATATTATTGGTTTTACTCCAGAAGAGCAAGAACATCAACAAAAAGTTTGGAAAAAGTATACGGAATCTACAATACCGGATTTTTACGAAGGCTTTCCGGAATTTGTGCAGGAATTTAAGAGACAAGGTGGAATTGTAACGGTTGTCTCTCATTCTGAAAGTAGTCGTATTAAAAGAGATTATGAAAAGCATTGTGGATTCGTTCCAGATGCAGTATTTGGATGGGAATTAGAAGAAAACCAAAGAAAACCTCATCCATATCCCGTAAAACAGATTCTATCTAAGTTTCAGCTTTCAGAAAATGAAGTAATTGTATTAGATGATTTAAAGCCAGCTTTAGAGATGGCGAAAAGTTGTAATGTTGTATTTGCAGCGGCGGGGTGGTCACATCATATTCCTGAAATTAAAAAACAGATGGAAGATGAATCTGATTACTATTTTGAAAAAGTTGAGGATTTTAGCCGATTTGTGTTAGGAGAATAA
- a CDS encoding radical SAM/SPASM domain-containing protein produces MYPYINDYCRIIQSYDGGSAILLRDNQFIKHDFNRTGYEIIELCTGEKTVDEIIESFRSKYSLDEEDTKTITQFLNEYKKYGVIQMGSEKWERRPRVYGNQNIITPISVSMELTNQCQLNCIHCFNSSGSAKSEEMGIRKFIELANDFVNLGVTGFFITGGEPFLKRDVNELVDFLGKNAVTATFASNVVSISERTMDLLEKYPNLGIQVSLDGLEENHDFIRNVKGAFQKSVNNIKKMTQRGISVAVSYTMNDYNTNDLPALIELCKNIGCEGINIGLTSNSGRAKENHVPTEVANNFAEILQSSNKQYSTEDFFVGLDICEKKVSTVMDQIEHPNKCGAGYNALHVMPNGNITPCPAVPDIVLGNVFEKELLEILHFDNIKYSMMLPTPVKRLCGSCELYDQCGNCIASMLDQPEEVCHVQRYLQKA; encoded by the coding sequence ATGTATCCATATATTAATGATTACTGCAGGATCATCCAAAGTTATGATGGTGGGTCTGCAATACTGCTGCGTGACAATCAATTTATTAAACACGATTTTAATCGCACAGGGTATGAAATCATCGAATTATGTACTGGGGAAAAAACAGTTGATGAAATAATTGAGAGCTTCAGATCTAAGTATTCGTTAGATGAAGAAGACACAAAGACAATAACCCAGTTTTTGAATGAATATAAAAAGTATGGAGTTATTCAAATGGGTTCTGAAAAATGGGAGCGACGTCCAAGGGTATATGGGAATCAGAATATTATCACACCGATTTCCGTATCCATGGAGCTAACGAATCAATGTCAACTCAATTGCATTCATTGTTTCAATTCCTCGGGAAGCGCAAAAAGCGAAGAAATGGGGATCAGAAAATTTATAGAATTGGCCAATGACTTTGTCAATTTGGGTGTAACCGGTTTCTTTATTACTGGCGGCGAACCTTTTTTAAAAAGGGATGTTAATGAACTGGTTGATTTTCTTGGAAAAAATGCAGTTACCGCAACATTCGCCTCTAATGTAGTTTCAATAAGCGAGAGGACGATGGACTTGCTGGAGAAATATCCTAATTTAGGAATACAAGTCAGTTTGGATGGGTTAGAGGAAAATCATGATTTTATCAGAAATGTAAAAGGTGCTTTCCAAAAATCTGTGAACAATATTAAAAAAATGACACAAAGAGGTATTTCCGTTGCAGTTTCCTATACAATGAATGACTATAATACAAACGATTTACCTGCCTTAATAGAATTATGCAAAAATATTGGCTGTGAAGGCATAAACATCGGTTTAACCTCAAATTCCGGAAGGGCCAAGGAAAATCACGTTCCGACAGAAGTGGCAAATAATTTTGCCGAAATCCTTCAGTCATCCAATAAACAGTATAGTACGGAAGACTTTTTTGTTGGCTTGGACATTTGTGAGAAAAAAGTCAGCACCGTGATGGACCAAATTGAACATCCAAATAAATGCGGCGCCGGATACAATGCACTGCATGTCATGCCAAATGGAAATATTACCCCTTGTCCAGCCGTTCCTGATATCGTGCTAGGAAATGTCTTCGAAAAGGAATTATTGGAGATCTTGCATTTTGACAATATTAAGTATTCAATGATGTTGCCGACTCCTGTGAAAAGATTATGCGGTTCCTGTGAATTATATGATCAATGCGGAAATTGTATCGCATCCATGCTCGATCAGCCTGAAGAGGTATGCCATGTACAACGATACTTGCAAAAAGCTTGA
- a CDS encoding SH3 domain-containing protein, whose amino-acid sequence MNKDKKPEWYKRLQTGPMEAREDKEIFIRKIKKSVHMHESVKKIERKKTFHIKALTVTVVCTFIIVLMNVQQPGFGNNDDSAQSSMQITVKMRDESFEDGTLQQFINELNQKLSLKNKDALHGIISEELVFKGEKYNKNEWGISDDILSSLQVALSMGGEFVNDTKSLYKIPSGLAESNEKKQEHYLYGTIVGEKTNVFAEPKRNSKVVHYVSNEMVKAWIPVKSKNDGYIKISTMNGNTGYVKEEHISTDIDYSFIFEKQNDGSWKIKIIDSIW is encoded by the coding sequence ATGAATAAGGATAAAAAACCAGAATGGTACAAAAGATTGCAAACTGGCCCAATGGAGGCGCGCGAAGATAAAGAAATATTCATTCGTAAAATCAAAAAGTCTGTTCATATGCATGAGAGTGTAAAAAAAATCGAGCGTAAAAAAACATTTCATATAAAAGCTTTAACCGTTACAGTAGTTTGTACTTTTATAATTGTACTTATGAATGTTCAACAACCTGGGTTTGGTAATAATGATGATTCAGCACAAAGTAGCATGCAAATTACAGTTAAGATGAGGGATGAGTCATTTGAGGATGGAACATTACAGCAGTTTATAAATGAATTGAATCAAAAATTAAGTTTAAAAAATAAAGATGCTTTACATGGGATAATAAGTGAAGAACTTGTTTTTAAAGGTGAAAAATATAATAAAAATGAATGGGGAATTTCAGATGATATTTTAAGTAGCTTACAAGTTGCTCTTTCAATGGGAGGGGAATTTGTAAATGATACGAAAAGTTTATATAAAATCCCGAGTGGGCTAGCAGAAAGTAATGAAAAGAAGCAAGAGCATTATTTATATGGGACGATCGTTGGGGAAAAGACAAACGTTTTTGCTGAACCGAAAAGGAATTCTAAAGTAGTTCATTATGTATCAAATGAAATGGTAAAAGCATGGATTCCAGTAAAATCAAAGAATGATGGTTATATAAAAATTTCGACGATGAACGGAAACACAGGTTATGTAAAAGAAGAGCATATCTCAACCGATATTGATTATTCATTTATCTTTGAAAAGCAAAATGATGGATCGTGGAAAATAAAAATAATAGATTCGATATGGTAA
- a CDS encoding peptidoglycan D,D-transpeptidase FtsI family protein: MLRIQQKKRLIFIIFFILVSIFITLFLNGFISITLTTSQAERGNIIDKNGFILATNKNVDSLYYLPNTNCPTSQETAKLEDFVSEFSSLFHRNISITNINKRLKETCRDLNKKPILLYSNLTEQELSFINKNRFHNLSVQSESIRIYPQHEVGSQVIGYVENNDFPSTRVGVNGIERQYEEELKGTLEKRIVLQINKKQYFWRIQNKERGKDIQLSLDSKLQQKVEEALKSQLQLTQNRAEGYAVAMNVKTGNILAMANSSTFDPNILSMEDSVSKNEQLKVLAQNKTIQKIKYDDSYINMGSTIKPLTILIGLNEKLFEPLDTYVDHGDFQYDNQNDVKNELGTPTGEITPSQAIINSSNTFMTAKVAIPLLNKNNGSIEKVASAWTNYLEQFGLRSKTGIDLPFEEEDKYVLRSNMKFEHGLSALLNASWGGNEVHTPLQLAQYAATIANKGIKYKPQVATTILNDHGKIEKPLQPIVESSNHYPASFWTVLQNGMNNHIQEMKDLPFDVTGKTGTTSSPNKDGTVVNHSLFIAYAPTNDPEIAISVVIPGGGLGANSAAPVAANILKAWDALHNKETGSTQ; this comes from the coding sequence ATGTTACGTATACAACAGAAAAAACGGCTAATTTTCATCATCTTTTTTATTCTAGTAAGTATCTTTATCACACTATTTCTAAATGGCTTTATTTCTATTACACTTACAACCTCACAAGCGGAAAGAGGGAATATTATTGATAAAAATGGCTTTATATTAGCCACAAATAAAAACGTGGATTCTTTATACTACTTACCGAACACAAACTGTCCTACTTCTCAAGAAACTGCTAAGTTAGAGGATTTCGTTAGTGAATTTTCATCTCTTTTTCATCGCAATATCTCCATTACAAACATAAACAAGCGATTAAAAGAAACTTGCCGAGACCTTAATAAAAAACCAATATTATTGTACTCAAACCTGACCGAGCAGGAATTATCCTTTATAAATAAAAATAGATTTCATAATCTTTCCGTACAAAGTGAATCAATACGTATTTATCCACAACATGAAGTCGGTTCGCAAGTTATTGGATATGTAGAGAATAATGATTTTCCATCCACTCGCGTTGGTGTAAATGGAATTGAGCGTCAATATGAAGAAGAGTTAAAAGGTACACTAGAAAAAAGAATTGTCCTTCAAATAAATAAGAAACAGTATTTTTGGCGCATACAAAATAAAGAAAGAGGAAAAGATATTCAGCTATCACTAGATTCCAAACTTCAACAAAAAGTCGAGGAAGCATTAAAATCGCAACTTCAGCTTACACAAAATAGGGCTGAAGGCTATGCAGTCGCAATGAATGTGAAAACTGGAAACATATTAGCTATGGCAAATTCCTCTACTTTCGATCCAAACATATTAAGCATGGAAGACTCTGTTTCTAAAAATGAGCAATTGAAAGTTCTTGCACAAAATAAAACGATTCAAAAGATAAAATATGACGATTCTTATATAAATATGGGCTCTACAATTAAACCACTTACTATTCTGATCGGGTTAAATGAAAAATTATTTGAGCCATTAGATACGTATGTAGATCATGGAGATTTTCAATATGATAATCAAAATGATGTGAAAAACGAGCTAGGTACACCAACTGGAGAGATTACGCCTAGTCAAGCAATCATTAATTCTTCCAATACATTTATGACAGCAAAAGTCGCTATCCCTTTACTAAATAAAAACAACGGAAGTATAGAGAAAGTCGCTAGTGCTTGGACGAATTATTTAGAGCAATTTGGACTACGTTCTAAAACTGGCATCGATTTACCTTTTGAAGAAGAGGATAAGTATGTATTACGAAGCAATATGAAATTTGAACATGGGCTCTCAGCTTTATTGAATGCATCATGGGGCGGAAACGAAGTACATACTCCCCTTCAACTTGCTCAATATGCAGCTACCATTGCCAACAAAGGTATAAAATACAAACCACAAGTTGCTACTACTATTTTGAATGACCATGGAAAAATAGAAAAACCATTACAACCTATTGTAGAAAGTTCTAATCATTACCCAGCAAGTTTTTGGACTGTACTACAAAACGGGATGAATAATCATATACAAGAAATGAAAGACTTGCCTTTTGACGTTACTGGAAAAACAGGGACAACCAGTTCGCCCAATAAAGATGGTACGGTCGTGAATCATTCCCTATTTATCGCATATGCACCTACTAATGATCCAGAAATAGCAATTTCTGTCGTTATTCCTGGCGGTGGTTTAGGTGCCAATAGCGCTGCTCCCGTTGCAGCAAATATTTTAAAAGCTTGGGATGCTCTTCACAACAAAGAGACAGGTTCAACCCAATGA
- a CDS encoding RNA polymerase sigma factor, with protein MEDKIIQSSNDEIDSVIEEYWKDVWNYSFVITKDIHLSDDITQDVFIKVFKNWDSFRNESSVKTWLLKITRNTAINYLKSAYFKRISLVSFFRTDKEYSSAEQQFFQKETMDEVWDIVLKLPKKYREVIILDAKYELSYEEIAETLGVSIGTVKSRIHRARAKVSKIHMEDA; from the coding sequence ATGGAAGATAAGATAATTCAAAGTAGTAATGACGAAATAGATTCAGTAATAGAAGAATATTGGAAAGACGTATGGAATTATTCTTTTGTTATTACAAAGGATATTCATCTATCAGATGATATAACGCAGGATGTGTTTATAAAGGTATTTAAAAATTGGGATTCATTTCGGAATGAATCGTCAGTAAAAACGTGGTTATTAAAGATTACAAGAAATACAGCAATCAATTATTTGAAATCTGCCTACTTTAAGAGGATTTCTCTTGTAAGCTTTTTTAGAACTGATAAGGAATATTCTTCAGCAGAACAGCAATTTTTCCAAAAAGAAACGATGGATGAAGTTTGGGATATTGTATTGAAACTTCCAAAGAAATATCGTGAAGTAATTATATTAGATGCAAAATATGAACTATCTTACGAAGAAATCGCTGAAACATTGGGAGTATCAATTGGGACTGTGAAGTCGAGGATACACCGAGCGCGTGCAAAAGTTTCAAAAATACATATGGAGGATGCGTAA
- the bla2 gene encoding BcII family subclass B1 metallo-beta-lactamase has product MKKNTLLKVGLCVSLLGVSQFASAISPVQAVEKIEQKVIKNAEGTISISQLNSKVWVHTEVGYFNGEAVPANGLVLNTSKGLVLVDSSWDDKLTKELIEMVEKKFQKRVTDVIITHAHADRIGGIKTLKEKGIQAHSTALTAELAKENGYEEPLGDLKTITNMKFGNMKVETFYPGKGHTEDNIVVWLPQYKILAGGCLVKSADAKDLGNVADAYVNEWSASIGNVMNRYKNMKSVVPGHGDVGDKGLLIHTLDLLK; this is encoded by the coding sequence ATGAAAAAGAATACGTTATTAAAAGTAGGATTATGTGTGAGTTTACTAGGGGTAAGCCAATTTGCTAGTGCAATATCTCCGGTGCAAGCAGTAGAAAAAATCGAACAAAAGGTAATCAAAAACGCAGAAGGAACAATTTCAATTTCTCAATTGAACTCAAAAGTATGGGTGCATACAGAAGTGGGTTATTTTAATGGAGAGGCGGTTCCTGCTAATGGTTTAGTCCTTAATACATCTAAAGGGCTAGTACTTGTTGATTCTTCTTGGGATGACAAGTTAACGAAAGAATTAATAGAGATGGTAGAAAAGAAGTTTCAGAAACGGGTAACAGATGTCATTATTACACACGCGCATGCCGATCGAATTGGTGGAATTAAAACATTGAAAGAAAAAGGAATTCAAGCGCATAGTACGGCTTTAACTGCTGAACTAGCAAAGGAAAATGGATATGAAGAGCCACTTGGAGATTTAAAGACAATTACGAATATGAAATTTGGGAATATGAAAGTAGAAACATTTTATCCAGGAAAAGGGCATACGGAAGATAATATTGTAGTATGGTTACCTCAATATAAAATTTTAGCTGGAGGTTGTTTAGTAAAATCTGCTGATGCGAAAGATTTGGGGAATGTTGCTGATGCATATGTAAATGAGTGGTCAGCATCGATTGGGAACGTCATGAATCGCTATAAAAATATGAAATCGGTAGTACCTGGTCACGGTGATGTAGGTGATAAAGGATTGCTTATACATACACTTGATTTATTAAAATAA
- a CDS encoding metallopeptidase TldD-related protein, whose amino-acid sequence MYNDTCKKLERNSMFNEARNAPDRFLLFSHSRNTIMIDSSFINRDFSDEGQFSLQILNQNKIENFIYSLDVLLEYLFKECQLSQNIIQRLHAQMNSTGHLIENGILQDIQRWIHSTDQMFHCETKIAIETVSNKKSLFDSDSLAGLQEEAYYIISYNIDQFGINIISDFQVIERISKDSIHSVLAAIKNEINWFHSAKKSLSKDLDSCEVVFNSYSSGLFFHEFLGHFLETDHFFRSPLNREKVWKFSRELTIFENYLTLETFDDNGDPITKNIPLIRNGEILDLLSSRSDQQHSHNTGNGRRENPKMPVITRMRSMFVQPGRTSEENHIKTINKGIYIHKIGMGEVNIFTGDFSVEVSQASLIESGKYTAPLEPFHLYLDIRHFFDKEIIFCSNSNEYHSLCGKKGATVKVKYISPSIIIKGLGNAIH is encoded by the coding sequence ATGTACAACGATACTTGCAAAAAGCTTGAGCGGAATTCCATGTTCAATGAGGCTCGTAATGCACCTGATCGCTTCCTGCTTTTTAGCCATTCACGGAATACAATCATGATTGATTCCAGCTTTATCAACCGTGACTTTTCTGATGAAGGGCAGTTTTCTTTGCAAATTCTCAATCAGAATAAGATTGAGAATTTCATTTATTCCCTGGATGTCTTGCTTGAATATTTATTTAAGGAATGTCAATTGTCACAAAACATAATTCAACGATTGCATGCACAAATGAATTCAACCGGACACTTGATTGAAAATGGAATCTTACAGGATATACAGCGATGGATCCACTCAACTGATCAAATGTTTCATTGTGAAACAAAAATAGCAATTGAAACTGTCAGCAACAAAAAATCGCTATTTGATTCTGACTCCTTAGCTGGCTTGCAGGAGGAAGCATATTATATTATTTCCTATAATATTGATCAATTTGGCATCAATATTATCAGTGATTTCCAAGTTATTGAAAGAATCAGCAAAGATAGTATTCATAGCGTATTGGCGGCAATAAAGAATGAAATCAATTGGTTCCATTCTGCAAAGAAATCATTATCAAAGGATCTAGATTCTTGTGAAGTGGTCTTTAACAGCTACTCATCAGGACTATTTTTTCACGAATTTTTAGGCCATTTTTTAGAGACTGATCATTTTTTTCGGTCTCCATTAAATAGGGAAAAGGTATGGAAATTCAGCCGAGAACTTACAATCTTTGAAAATTATCTCACATTGGAAACCTTTGATGATAACGGCGACCCCATCACAAAGAACATTCCATTGATAAGGAACGGGGAAATCCTCGATTTGCTTAGCAGCCGCTCGGACCAGCAACATTCTCATAATACCGGCAATGGGCGCAGAGAAAATCCAAAAATGCCGGTGATTACCAGGATGCGGTCCATGTTTGTTCAACCTGGAAGGACTTCGGAAGAGAATCACATTAAAACCATTAACAAGGGAATCTATATACATAAAATCGGAATGGGCGAAGTCAACATTTTTACAGGTGATTTTTCGGTCGAAGTATCTCAAGCTAGTCTAATAGAATCAGGCAAGTACACAGCGCCACTCGAACCGTTTCATCTGTATCTGGATATCAGGCATTTTTTTGATAAAGAGATTATCTTTTGCAGCAATAGTAATGAATATCATAGCCTCTGCGGTAAAAAAGGGGCGACCGTCAAAGTCAAATATATCTCTCCGTCTATCATTATTAAGGGGCTGGGCAATGCAATTCATTAA
- a CDS encoding MazG nucleotide pyrophosphohydrolase domain-containing protein — protein sequence MNISEFQRYVSSFSKEKGFQDTTIEERTMYAMAELGELTDAILKRDKTEDAKREIGLEMFDVIWNICDLANKLGVDLEKAFVEKMEMNKKCEW from the coding sequence ATGAATATTTCAGAATTTCAGCGATATGTATCAAGTTTTAGTAAAGAAAAAGGATTTCAAGATACAACAATCGAGGAGCGTACGATGTATGCAATGGCAGAATTAGGTGAATTGACAGATGCGATATTAAAGCGTGATAAAACAGAAGATGCCAAAAGAGAAATCGGTTTAGAAATGTTTGACGTAATTTGGAATATATGTGATTTAGCTAATAAATTGGGCGTTGATTTAGAGAAGGCATTTGTAGAAAAAATGGAAATGAATAAAAAATGCGAATGGTAA
- a CDS encoding DUF3784 domain-containing protein, translating to MTLFASPSLCIVAIISFTLSYLIGVKQYTWLLSGFNERRVSDTLKLSKIVGLYNLSAGVVATIGSVFTSPNVKIIIPLIVIGHVIIAAYVNTRMVQ from the coding sequence ATAACTCTCTTTGCTTCCCCATCACTATGTATAGTTGCAATCATCTCATTCACATTGTCTTACCTTATAGGAGTGAAGCAATATACTTGGCTCTTATCTGGTTTTAACGAACGCCGTGTGAGTGATACATTAAAGTTATCTAAGATTGTTGGTCTTTATAATTTAAGTGCAGGCGTCGTCGCAACAATCGGGAGTGTCTTCACTTCTCCAAATGTAAAAATCATTATACCTCTTATCGTAATTGGTCACGTTATTATAGCTGCCTATGTGAATACACGTATGGTTCAGTAA